AGTTCGTCGGTGAACTGGCGGAACGTGGTACCAGGGGCCGCCTGGTCGACGAGTCCCATGATCGCGTTGAGCGCCTCCCACCGGTCCCGCACCGCGCCGCGGGTCTCCGGCGCCGTCTGGCTCCAGCCCAACCCGCGCAGCACGTCGCTGACCGATTTGAACAGTGGTTCGCCCATGATCGACACGGATGCCGCGCGCAGCGACATCACCGCCTGCTTCACCTCGGGCAGGTCGAAGAACCGCTTGGACCCGCGGATCTGGTAGCTCACACCCACATCCCCCAGCGCCGTCTCGAGCAACGCGGCCTGCACGTTGACCCGGTACAGCACCGCGATGTTCTCGGGGGCTGTGCCGGCGGCGACCAGTTCGGCGATGCTCTGCGCCACTCCCCTGGCCTCGGCCATGTCATTGGGATACTCCCGCACCGCCGGCTCCACGCCGGTCTCGGCGACGGCGGCGTGCAGCGAGAGAGCGCCGGGCCGGCCGCGCATGAGCTGGTTGGCGGTGGCGACGATGGCCGCGGTCGAGCGGTAGTTCTGCTCGAGGCGCACCACGGTGGCATCCTCGTAGTGCTTGGGGAAATCAAGCAGGTAGTCGCTGCGCGCGCCGGCGAACGAGTAGATGGTCTGGCTGGCATCGCCGACGACACAGAGGTCGCGCCGGTCGCCCAACCAGAGCTTGAGCAGGTCGTACTGCAGCGGCGACACGTCCTGGAACTCGTCGACGACGAAGAACCGGTACTGCTCCCGCACCTGCAACGCCACCGACGGTTCGGCCTCGATCATGCCGGCCATGGCCAGCAGCACGTCCTCGAAGTCGATCTGCTTGCGGTCGTCCTTGAGCCGTTCGTAGCCCGCCTGCATGTCCAGGGCCTGGTCGATGTCCAGCCGGCCCGGTAGCGCCCGGCCGGCCGTGGCGTACTGCTCCAGGCTGAGCCCGGAGGTCTTGCGCCACTCGATCTCGCCCGCCAGATCACGCAGCGTGGCGGTGTCCAGCTTGAGCTTGAGCACCTCGGCCACATGGCCGAGCAGCCGACCCTTGCCCTCGAGGATGCGCGGCGCCTGCCCGCCCACGACGTGCGGCCAGAAGTAGTTGAGTTGCGAGAGGGCGGCCGCGTGGAAAGTGCGCGCGGCGACACCACCGGCGCCGAGCTGTCGCAGCCGGCCGCGCAACTCCGCGGCGGCGCGGGCGGTGAAGGTGAGCGCCATCACCCGGGTGGGCGAATAGGCGCCGCTCATCACGCCGTAGGCGATGCGGTGCGTGATGGCGCGGGTCTTGCCGGTGCCGGCGCCGGCGAGCATGCAGACCGGGCCGATCAGGGCCTCCGCCGCGACGCGCTGCTGTTCGTCGAGCCCGGTGAGCAGGGACTCGGCGGTGGGGGTCAACGGTTCAGACACCCGGGGACACCGTGGCCGGCCGGGCCAGCCAGTCGTCGATCAGGGCGCGGGCGATGGACGACGCACCGGGCAGCATGATCCCGTTCTCGCTGTCGGAGAGCTCTGCCCGGCTGAACCAGCGCAGGTCGAGGATCTCGGTGCCGTCCGGCACGAGCCCAGAGGAGTGCTGGCCGTCGGCCAGCCGGGCCGTGAAGCCCACCATGATCGAGGCCGGGAAGGGCCACGGCTGTGAGCCGTGGTAGACCGGGTCCGCGACGCGCAGGCCCGATTCCTCGAAGACCTCGCGCACCACGGCGGACTCGAAGGACTCGCCGGGTTCGACGAAGCCGGCCAGCAACGAGTACCGGTTGGCCTCCCACATGGCGTTGGAGCCGAGCAGCACGCGGTCCTGATCGTCGGTGATGAGCACGATGACGGCCGCGTCGGTGCGCGGGAACACCTGGCTGCCGTCGACCGGGCAGTGCCGCACCCAGCCGCCCGTGGTGACGTCTGTCGCGGCGCCGCAGCGCGGGCAGTGCGGGTGCGACTCGTGCCAGTGCAGAATGCCGAGGGACTCGGTGAAGATGCCGGTGTCCCGGTCGGACAGCAGGGTGGCGTAGTCGCGCAGGCCGACCCAGAGGGTTTCATCGGGCTCGAGCGCCTCGGCCTGCTCGTCGTCGAGCGGCACGGCGATGATCGGGGTGCCCACCGGCTCGGTGGCGTCGGGGTCGAGCGACCGGCCCAGGTAGACCTGCAGGCCGGATGCGCCGGGCCCATCCGCCAGCTCTGCCGGCGCAAGCAGCAGCAAACGCGGTTCGGTGAGCGGCTCGGCGAGCAGCGCTTTGCCGTGCCAGAGGGGCAGCAGCCGGGTGCCGGCATCCGCCCACAAGGTCTCGAACAGGTCGGTGCGGGCGCGGGCATCGTTGTCGCGATCGACGGCGTGCCGGGAAAGCGGCAGCCTTGCCGTAAACCTGAACGACATTCAAGGCCCCTCAAAGCTCGGGCAACTCGTGCCGAAGTGGACTGCAGGCGTGGCGAATGGCCCCACCGGGAGGAACTCGACCTAACCTAGAAGGCATGGCCAGATCCCATCTCACTCTAGCCGCGTTGGCCACCAATGCAGTTCCGGAGCTCGACGTCGCCCACGCCCGAAACCACAGTCTCGGCGCGAACGGATTGTTCGACTCCGCGCTGCTGATCACCCGCGACGGCACAGAGCTGATCATCCGGGTTCCCACGTCTCAGGCGGCGGAAACCGAGCAGTCGGCGGACCTCGTGGCGCTGCGCGCGCTCACGATGGGCAACCGCAGCCGGCTGCCCTTCGACGTGCCGGTTTTCGTGGGTCAGGCGCCCTTCGAGGGCACCAGGGCCGTGGTGTACGAACGCCTGCCCGGCGCGTCCTACGACGCCGACGCGCTCACCGGGCACGAAGGGGTCGCCGGTTCGATCGGTCGCGCCATCGCGGCCATCCACGGTCTGCCCACGGCCTTCATCGGTGACGCCGGACTCGTGCAGCAGAGCGCGCTGGATTGCCGCACCGCCACCATCGACCTGATCGACCGCGCGTCGAACACCGGAAAGCTGCCGGCGGCTCTGCTGCGCCGCTGGGAACTCGCCACCGACGACGACTCGCTCTGGCAGTTCGCACCCACAGTGATCCACGGTTCGCTCACCGCCGAGTCCTTCCTGATCAGCGACGACGCCGTGTGCGGCGTGCTCGGCTGGTCGGCGCTCTGCGTCGGCGACCCGGCCCGCGACCTCAACTGGCTGCTCGCCGCCCGAGGCGACGCCGCCGAGACGGCCATCGCCACCTACACCGCCACCCGGCAGGGCAACGACCCTCTGATCGCCCAGCGGGCCATGCTCTACGCCGAGCTCGAACTGGCCCGGTGGTTGCTGCACGGGGTCGACATCCACAACGAGGCCATCATCGACGACGCCGTGTCGATGCTCGACGGTCTGGTCGACAACGTGCACAGCCACACCATGCAGTCGCTGTCGCCGGAGACCGGGCCGATCCTCAGCGTGTCCGATGTGGAGTCGATGCTCGAGGACACCCCGCGCACGCCCACGAACGGGTCCGCCGGACGCAACAGCGACGACAGCTCCGAGTACGGCACCAGCGACTTCGCCGAGACGGGGTCGTTCTCCCGGGTCACGAGTTTCGACGGCACGGGCTTCGGCACCACCGGTTCAGACACCGACTACACCGACGACGCCACCGGCCCGATCTCCACGACGGCGGATGCGCCGGCCACCGACGACCAGGCCCGCACCAGGTCTTCCTCCGAGTAGAGCCGCTCCGGGGCGACGATAGTGTCGTCGGCGACGAAGTAGAACACCGCGTCGACGATGGCCGGGTCAATGCCCTTCCAGGTGGCGTAGGCCAGCCGGTACAACGCCAGCTGGGTCTGCTTGAGCTCGAGGTCGGCGGCATCCTTGGGCGCCTTGCCGGTCTTCCAGTCCACCACCTGATAGCCGGTCTCGGTCTTGTACACGGCGTCGAGCTTGCAGATGAAGACCTGCTCCCCCAGCACGTGGTGGATCTCGATCTCCACCTCCTCCGGCGCCAGGTTCGCCCAGGGCGAGCGTTCGAAGGTGGCCTTGAACCGCTCCAGCTGGTCCAGCTCGACGGGCATGCCCGGTCCTGAGCCGACGGACTCATCGTCGCCCTCGAGATCCAGGTCGAGTTCATCCAGGCTCGCATCGAGGAGATCCCCCGAGGACCCGCCGGCAGAGCGCTGCTCTACCCAGGAGTGGAACAGCGTACCCAGCCGCGTGGCCCGGTAGGGCCGCTCGGGCATCGGACGCCGGAGCCGGGCCAGAACGGCCGCCGGGTCGTCGACGTAATCCTTGAACCGCGACGCCGGGATGCGCGTGGGCACGTCGAGCGCGGCGGGTCCCGCGAGGCGCAGGGCGCGTTCCTCCAGCAGCAGGGTCACTTCCCGCGACCAGGGCGTGTCCGGCTCGTCCGCGGCCGAGCCGTCCTCGCCGGCGCCTCCGGCGTCGCCGCCCTGGGCGCGCACGAGCGCGGCGGCCGCCTCCACGACCGGGCGCCGGGTGCCGAGCGGGTCGAACGGCCAGACCTCGCTGGTGTCCTCGTCGGTCAGGGGCTTCTCGTCGTGTTCGC
This is a stretch of genomic DNA from Cryobacterium soli. It encodes these proteins:
- a CDS encoding ATP-dependent helicase, with product MSEPLTPTAESLLTGLDEQQRVAAEALIGPVCMLAGAGTGKTRAITHRIAYGVMSGAYSPTRVMALTFTARAAAELRGRLRQLGAGGVAARTFHAAALSQLNYFWPHVVGGQAPRILEGKGRLLGHVAEVLKLKLDTATLRDLAGEIEWRKTSGLSLEQYATAGRALPGRLDIDQALDMQAGYERLKDDRKQIDFEDVLLAMAGMIEAEPSVALQVREQYRFFVVDEFQDVSPLQYDLLKLWLGDRRDLCVVGDASQTIYSFAGARSDYLLDFPKHYEDATVVRLEQNYRSTAAIVATANQLMRGRPGALSLHAAVAETGVEPAVREYPNDMAEARGVAQSIAELVAAGTAPENIAVLYRVNVQAALLETALGDVGVSYQIRGSKRFFDLPEVKQAVMSLRAASVSIMGEPLFKSVSDVLRGLGWSQTAPETRGAVRDRWEALNAIMGLVDQAAPGTTFRQFTDELMERQAGQHEPTVAAVTLATLHSAKGLEWDAVFVVGLSEGLVPISYAGTFEQVDEERRLLYVGVTRARKRLSLSWSVAGSQQRSPRERSRFLAEIGIRTARAAGARGA
- the nudC gene encoding NAD(+) diphosphatase; its protein translation is MSFRFTARLPLSRHAVDRDNDARARTDLFETLWADAGTRLLPLWHGKALLAEPLTEPRLLLLAPAELADGPGASGLQVYLGRSLDPDATEPVGTPIIAVPLDDEQAEALEPDETLWVGLRDYATLLSDRDTGIFTESLGILHWHESHPHCPRCGAATDVTTGGWVRHCPVDGSQVFPRTDAAVIVLITDDQDRVLLGSNAMWEANRYSLLAGFVEPGESFESAVVREVFEESGLRVADPVYHGSQPWPFPASIMVGFTARLADGQHSSGLVPDGTEILDLRWFSRAELSDSENGIMLPGASSIARALIDDWLARPATVSPGV
- a CDS encoding phosphotransferase, with the translated sequence MARSHLTLAALATNAVPELDVAHARNHSLGANGLFDSALLITRDGTELIIRVPTSQAAETEQSADLVALRALTMGNRSRLPFDVPVFVGQAPFEGTRAVVYERLPGASYDADALTGHEGVAGSIGRAIAAIHGLPTAFIGDAGLVQQSALDCRTATIDLIDRASNTGKLPAALLRRWELATDDDSLWQFAPTVIHGSLTAESFLISDDAVCGVLGWSALCVGDPARDLNWLLAARGDAAETAIATYTATRQGNDPLIAQRAMLYAELELARWLLHGVDIHNEAIIDDAVSMLDGLVDNVHSHTMQSLSPETGPILSVSDVESMLEDTPRTPTNGSAGRNSDDSSEYGTSDFAETGSFSRVTSFDGTGFGTTGSDTDYTDDATGPISTTADAPATDDQARTRSSSE